In one window of Gouania willdenowi chromosome 8, fGouWil2.1, whole genome shotgun sequence DNA:
- the LOC114467793 gene encoding zinc finger protein 32-like, whose product MPKVQLHRLQLLPEHLHIKEEPEMLSEGQEEKQLCVQQETNSAACPVKREDEEEKPQASQLHWRQQTEIIMKEEPSTCSLNELMTRQSVGINSKGPEAAQNPDPSSLVLQGPDGTETDSYKTKDSSEEEDDEDSWQKPLSESEIETDAEADFDSTRKKRKMSDSSTNVEMGREVSKTQISSFQQISSKKKVQVKMTSECVGGEKASLSAASKLRIHTEDKSFKCDVCGKCFNQKSVLQRHVRIHSGEKPFKCDVCRKCFNQKSHLQLHMRIHSGDKPFKCDVCRKCFNQHSHLQLHMRIHSGDKPFKCDVCGKCYNLKSVLQRHVRIHSGEKPFKCDVCRKCFNQNSHLQLHMRIHSREKPF is encoded by the exons ATGCCCAAAGTTCAGCTGCACAGATTACAGCTGCTCCCAGAGCATCTCCACATTaaggaggaaccagagatgctcagtgaaggtcaggaggaaaagcagctttgtgtgcagcaggagacaaacagtgctgcttgtcctgttaaacgtgaagatgaagaggagaagcctcaggcctcccagctacactggagacaacaaacagaaatcatcatgaaggaggaaccttcaacctgcagtttaaatgaattaatgacaAGACAAAGTGTGGGAATTAACAGCAAAGGACCAGAAGCAGCCCAGAACCCTGATCCAAGCAGTTTAGTTCtacaaggtcctgatggaacgGAAACAGACTCGTATAAAACTAAAGATAGTAGtgaggaggaagatgatgaaGACAGTTGGCAGAAACCTCTGTCAGAGTCTGAAATTGAAACTGATGCTGAAGCTGACTTTGACTCCAccaggaaaaagagaaagatgtcTGACTCAAGTACAAATGTTGAAATGGGACGTGAAGTTTCCAAAACACAGATTagttcatttcaacagattagttcaaagaaaaaagttcagGTAAAAATGACATCTGAATGTGTGGGTGGTGAGAAAGCATCACTCAGTGCAGCTTCAAaactgagaatccacacagaAGATAaatcattcaa atgtgatgtttgtggaaaatgttttaatcagaagTCTGTCCTTCAGAGACATGTGAGAATCCactcaggagagaaaccattcaaatgtgatgtttgtaggaaatgttttaatcaaaagtctcaccttcagctacacatgagaatccactcAGGAgataaaccattcaaatgtgatgtttgtaggaaatgttttaatcaacattctcaccttcagctacacatgagaatccactcAGGAgataaaccattcaaatgtgatgtttgtggaaaATGTTATAATCTGAAGTCTGTCCTTCAGAGACATGTGAGAATCCactcaggagagaaaccattcaaatgtgatgtttgtaggaaatgttttaatcaaaattctcaccttcagctacacatgagaatccactcAAGAGAGAAACCATTctaa